The Sphingomonas sinipercae genome contains a region encoding:
- a CDS encoding cysteine desulfurase family protein has product MGGDRKARRGESGMIYLDYQATTPLAPEAAAAMQPWVEDKFANPHSPSRWGAEAAAAVEVARDRVERAIGLDGGSLAFTGSATEALNWALKGSVEKARDGRNRILTVETEHAAVLDSCAWLEGQGAKVTRLPVSSDGLLDLSALEAALDDRVLLVAVMLVNNEIGVIQPVAEVARLAHAAGALMLCDAVQALGRVTIPDGPDLVAVSAHKVHGPKGIGALWMREGCEPAPLIHGGGQERGLRSGTLSPALCAGFGAAAKLASERHDRDCDHVEDLWNAALAALGPGWIVNGSVGQRYRGNLNLRRDGLDAGRLLGELRGIALSLGSACASGSGRPSHVLRALGLSDRQARSSIRLGFGRYTTQEELRDAIGQIEAAAARQEQFAA; this is encoded by the coding sequence ATGGGCGGCGATCGCAAGGCGCGTCGGGGCGAAAGCGGCATGATCTACCTCGATTACCAGGCCACCACCCCGCTTGCGCCGGAAGCGGCAGCCGCGATGCAACCGTGGGTCGAAGACAAGTTCGCCAATCCTCACTCGCCGTCGCGTTGGGGCGCCGAGGCCGCTGCCGCGGTCGAGGTTGCGCGCGACCGCGTCGAACGCGCCATCGGTCTCGACGGCGGTTCGCTCGCATTCACCGGCAGCGCGACCGAGGCGCTCAATTGGGCGCTCAAGGGCAGTGTCGAGAAGGCGCGCGACGGCCGCAATCGCATCCTTACGGTTGAGACGGAGCATGCCGCCGTGCTCGACAGCTGCGCCTGGCTCGAAGGGCAGGGCGCTAAGGTCACGCGCCTTCCCGTAAGTAGTGACGGTCTGCTCGATCTCTCGGCGCTCGAAGCGGCGCTCGACGATCGCGTGCTGCTGGTCGCGGTGATGCTGGTCAACAACGAGATTGGCGTCATCCAGCCGGTGGCGGAGGTCGCCAGGCTCGCCCATGCAGCCGGCGCTCTGATGCTCTGCGACGCGGTGCAGGCGCTTGGCCGTGTGACCATCCCCGACGGCCCCGACCTGGTCGCAGTCTCCGCCCACAAGGTTCACGGACCCAAGGGCATTGGCGCGCTGTGGATGCGCGAAGGCTGCGAACCGGCGCCGCTGATCCACGGCGGCGGGCAGGAACGCGGTCTTCGCTCCGGCACGCTTTCTCCAGCGCTGTGCGCCGGATTCGGCGCGGCGGCGAAGCTGGCGTCAGAACGTCACGACCGGGACTGCGATCATGTCGAGGACTTGTGGAACGCGGCGCTGGCGGCGCTCGGCCCGGGCTGGATCGTCAACGGCAGTGTTGGCCAGCGCTACCGCGGCAACCTCAACCTCCGCCGCGATGGGCTCGACGCCGGCCGGTTACTTGGCGAGCTGCGCGGGATAGCGCTTTCGCTCGGCTCCGCCTGCGCCAGCGGTTCGGGCCGGCCCAGCCATGTGCTCCGCGCGCTCGGCCTCAGCGATCGCCAGGCGCGTTCCTCGATCCGGCTCGGCTTCGGCCGCTACACCACGCAGGAGGAGTTGCGCGACGCGATCGGCCAGATTGAGGCCGCAGCGGCCCGCCAGGAGCAGTTCGCGGCGTGA
- a CDS encoding cysteine desulfurase family protein, whose product MKDRIYLDHAATTPVLPSARQAMVRAMDSWANPSSPHADGRAARAILEKARESLKQALVWRHDVIFTSGASEAVEIVASRAKPALRVVGATEHSIVPHAFGPEAAIISVGPDGLIDCDALARALKEPAVVAIQQVNNETGVIQQLGEIAAIVRESGSLLLADCAQSAGKIDLPDADFIAVSAHKLGGPPGIGALLVKDLGALSAVGGQEQGYRRGTQDAPSAAGFAAALESRAFAAAMPRLAKLRSRLDEGVKASGGLVIAEDSPRIANIGAIALPGADQSTLLVQFDLAGFAVSAGSACSSGKMKASDVLRAMAVPPQVASSALRISFGPETSEADIDAFLAEWAAIARRVGAKAA is encoded by the coding sequence ATGAAGGATCGCATCTACCTCGACCACGCCGCGACCACGCCGGTGCTGCCATCGGCGCGGCAGGCGATGGTGCGCGCCATGGACAGCTGGGCCAACCCCAGTTCGCCCCATGCGGATGGCCGCGCCGCCCGTGCCATTCTCGAAAAAGCGAGGGAATCCCTCAAGCAAGCGCTTGTCTGGCGTCATGACGTCATCTTCACGTCCGGCGCCAGCGAAGCGGTGGAAATCGTCGCCAGCCGCGCCAAGCCCGCCCTGCGGGTGGTCGGCGCCACCGAGCATTCGATCGTGCCGCACGCCTTCGGGCCCGAGGCGGCGATCATTTCGGTGGGACCCGACGGCCTGATCGACTGCGATGCATTGGCAAGGGCGCTCAAGGAGCCCGCCGTGGTCGCGATCCAGCAGGTCAATAACGAAACGGGCGTCATCCAGCAGCTGGGCGAGATCGCCGCGATCGTGCGCGAAAGCGGTTCGCTGCTGCTGGCCGATTGCGCCCAGAGCGCGGGCAAGATCGACCTTCCCGACGCCGACTTCATCGCGGTCTCCGCCCATAAGCTTGGCGGCCCGCCCGGCATCGGCGCTCTGCTCGTCAAGGACCTTGGCGCACTGAGTGCGGTCGGCGGGCAGGAGCAGGGTTATCGACGCGGGACGCAGGACGCGCCTTCGGCCGCAGGCTTCGCGGCCGCGCTCGAGAGCCGCGCCTTTGCCGCCGCGATGCCCCGCCTCGCCAAGCTGCGCAGCCGCCTCGACGAGGGCGTAAAGGCCAGCGGCGGCCTCGTCATTGCCGAGGATAGTCCGCGCATCGCCAACATTGGCGCGATCGCATTGCCGGGGGCCGACCAATCGACCCTTCTCGTCCAGTTCGACCTCGCCGGTTTCGCGGTCAGCGCCGGCAGCGCCTGTTCCAGCGGCAAGATGAAGGCGAGCGACGTCCTTCGCGCCATGGCCGTGCCGCCGCAGGTCGCAAGCTCCGCCTTGCGCATCAGCTTCGGCCCGGAAACCTCGGAAGCCGACATCGACGCCTTCCTCGCCGAATGGGCGGCGATCGCAAGGCGCGTCGGGGCGAAAGCGGCATGA
- a CDS encoding alpha/beta hydrolase, translating into MPEVIFPGPEGRLEGRFHPGPRPRAPVAMILHSHPQAGGTMNNKIVQLLYQTFVKRGFATLRFNFRGVGKSQGTFDNGVGELSDAASALDWVQQIHPEAETTWIAGVSFGAWIGMQLLMRRPEIKGFISIAPPANMYDFSFLAPCPSSGIIIQGESDEVVTPSAVQKLVDKLRTQRHITIHHDTIPGANHFFANELDLLMKSVDDYLDMRLATDPKRQPIKSKSGR; encoded by the coding sequence ATGCCCGAAGTCATTTTCCCAGGTCCCGAGGGGCGCCTTGAAGGCCGCTTCCACCCCGGCCCGCGCCCGCGCGCACCCGTTGCGATGATCCTCCATTCGCACCCGCAGGCCGGCGGGACGATGAACAACAAAATCGTCCAGCTGCTCTACCAAACCTTCGTCAAGCGCGGCTTCGCGACGCTTCGCTTCAACTTCCGCGGCGTCGGCAAGAGCCAGGGCACGTTCGACAATGGCGTCGGCGAGCTTAGCGACGCGGCCAGCGCCCTCGACTGGGTGCAGCAGATCCATCCCGAGGCTGAAACGACCTGGATCGCGGGCGTGAGCTTCGGCGCGTGGATCGGCATGCAGCTGCTGATGCGCCGTCCCGAGATCAAGGGCTTCATCTCGATCGCCCCGCCGGCGAACATGTACGATTTCAGCTTCCTCGCCCCCTGCCCGTCATCCGGGATCATCATCCAGGGCGAATCCGATGAAGTGGTGACTCCGAGCGCGGTCCAGAAGCTGGTCGACAAGCTTCGCACCCAGCGCCACATTACCATCCATCACGACACTATCCCGGGCGCCAACCACTTCTTTGCCAACGAGCTCGACCTGCTGATGAAGAGCGTCGACGACTATCTCGACATGCGATTGGCCACCGACCCCAAGCGGCAGCCTATAAAGTCCAAATCAGGACGTTAG